AGGTCCTTCTCAGGCATCAGGATCTTAAAACCACACAGATGTACCTGGGGAAAATCACCGATACGGAAGCAATAAGATGGATGGATGTGCTGCACGGTAATTAATGCATCTAACTGACCTTTGGGGAATCATTTTATTTTACACGCCGACTACCATCCAGCATCTGTAAGGATTGCCAGATGCTATACGTAGCAAAACCTGCTTTTTCTCTTAATATTAGTTATTTATTACTGTTTTCCTTTTGTCTGTTTTCTCTCTCTTTCACAATACCTTCTTCTTGTAAATATAGTATATGATCATCCGCTGCATTCAGTCTTTTTTGGAGTAACCATCCATCCCTGCATCCTGCCTGGCTCCACTGCATGACCACCTCGATTGCGTTATAGCAGTCCGCTGTACTTTCAGGTTTGATACTCTACGATATCGCCGGGTCGTGGTAATGTGGCTATGACCCAAGCGGAATGGATGGAATGTATTAAAATAATTGAGGGGACTTCACGTCCCCTCAATTGTCAAATCTTTTTAATCTCGCTATAAAACGCTATTTTGTGTCTGTGCGGTATTTGAATGAAATATTGAGCCTTACACGGTACGCAGTTACTTTCCCGTTTTCCATTGTTAAATCCTGTTTTACCACCGGTGCGTACAATGCAGAGCTTGTCAAGCTTATTTTGCATCCTACAGAGGAGCTTGACACATATAACTTCATGTGCTATTACAATAAATAAGAGGCACTCATAGCCAAGTATGGCATGAAGCCCGCAGCAACTTTGCGAGGTGGAATAAAGGTGAAGCACGCGATGTTTTTGCGAGCCAATCAACTCTGGGTGCCCTCCTGCTTTACAAAAAAAGTTATAGAACTGTTTCCTTTTGTTCATGGTAACCAAGATATAAAAATAAAGGTAGATACAACCCTGATAAAACTCAGGATTGTATCTACCTTTATGCTAATCGTTCACAGCTTGTTTATTCCTGGAAACTCTCCAGTCTCTTTTGCCTTGACGGGTGTTTCAGCTTTCTCAGGGCCTTGTTCTCAATCTGACGGATACGTTCACGGGTAAGTCCAAAAACATTACCAACTTCTTCCAGAGTATAATCGGTCTTCTCGCCGATGCCGAACCTCATCCTGATAACCTTCTCTTCTCTCAGGGTGAGGGTTGACAATACTTTGCTTATCTCTTCCTTAAGAGAGGTATCCACGAACTCCATATAAGGTGAAGGGGCTTCGGGGTCAGCGATGAAATCACCGAGTGTGGAGTCATCATCTCCGATCAGGGTTTCGGTTGATACAGTCACAGCGGTAGCCTTCATGATCTTTCTGACTTTCTCCAGGGGAAGGCCGGCTTTAAGAGAAATTTCTTCGAGGTCAGGCTTTCTCCCCAGTTCCTGGAAGAGGGCTATGCTCGCCTTGCTGATCTTATTCGTGGTTTCGAGTATATGGACCGGTACCCTGATGGTCCGCGCGTAATCTGCGATTGCCCTCTGTATGCCCTGCCTGACCCACCACGTTGAGTATGTTGAGAACTTGTAGCCTTTCTGATAATCATATTTTTCAGCGGCCTTCATGATGCCTATGTTCCCTTCCTGGATAAGGTCAAGAAAGGAAAGCCCCCTGTTCATGTATTTCTTGGCAATATTGATGACGAGCCTAAGGTTTGCCTCAACAAGCCTGTTCCTGACGATCTTCAGTCCGTTATCGATTTCGCTGAGTTCCGTCAATTTCTGTTTTAAGATCTTTGCCTCGCCGTCGTCCATGAACTTCATCTGTTGTGCGGTCTTCCTGATAATCTCTACGAGAACCTTCTTGTTGAGTTTGAGGTTAAGCAGGGCTTCTTCTGTTTTGTTCTCGATTGTCTTCAGGCTTTTCTCAAGTTCTTTCCTGTGTGGCTCATCCGTTCCCGGCAGTTTGCTTTTGATTTCTTCCTTTTTATCACAGAGGCTTTTTATCCTATTGATGGAGGATATGGTCTCCTTCTTATATTTCTCCTCATCTCTTTGCGTGTAGTTCATTTCATCGATGTTATTGATCACATCTACTATGTTTACGGTCTCTTCCTTCAGCTGCTGACCGATTTTCAGGAGCTCGTTCACTGCCTGTGGCAACTCAAACAGGATGTTCTTTGCCTTTTTTTCACCTTCTTCTATCTTTTTTGCTATCTGGTACTCTTCATCAGATGTGAGGAGTGATACATGTCCGATGTCCTTTAAATAGGCCCATATTATGTTATCTGTTCTTTCTGAAGGCACCTTTTCGGTTTCTCCCCAG
The nucleotide sequence above comes from Pseudomonadota bacterium. Encoded proteins:
- a CDS encoding dodecin domain-containing protein, which codes for MKLYVSSSSVGCKISLTSSALYAPVVKQDLTMENGKVTAYRVRLNISFKYRTDTK
- a CDS encoding sigma-70 family RNA polymerase sigma factor → DEINDFLPRNIFSPEDIEDVFEFLSESDIDVVETIQEKVESREEESTDWGETEKVPSERTDNIIWAYLKDIGHVSLLTSDEEYQIAKKIEEGEKKAKNILFELPQAVNELLKIGQQLKEETVNIVDVINNIDEMNYTQRDEEKYKKETISSINRIKSLCDKKEEIKSKLPGTDEPHRKELEKSLKTIENKTEEALLNLKLNKKVLVEIIRKTAQQMKFMDDGEAKILKQKLTELSEIDNGLKIVRNRLVEANLRLVINIAKKYMNRGLSFLDLIQEGNIGIMKAAEKYDYQKGYKFSTYSTWWVRQGIQRAIADYARTIRVPVHILETTNKISKASIALFQELGRKPDLEEISLKAGLPLEKVRKIMKATAVTVSTETLIGDDDSTLGDFIADPEAPSPYMEFVDTSLKEEISKVLSTLTLREEKVIRMRFGIGEKTDYTLEEVGNVFGLTRERIRQIENKALRKLKHPSRQKRLESFQE